The following proteins are co-located in the Bacillus pumilus genome:
- the lpdA gene encoding dihydrolipoyl dehydrogenase: protein MTKTYDLTVIGGGPGGYTAALQAAERGRKVALIEEDFLGGTCLNRGCIPSKTLLKHAEVIESIEKAKSWGIETGDLVLSFDKMRKRKDDVIEKLRGGIAFLLKKGKIDVYNGRGTAVTKHRIEIEKQDGSESIETKELIIATGSSPAIPPIPGLKEIQFDTSDTIFDIPDIPASVVIIGGGVIGLELACIFQSLQSKVTIIEAAPSIIPQEDEEASKLLERELKKKGIHIAKKTTVAEVTESEGVKAIHAADDKGETHIFTAERLLVCVGRRPNISAVSQLDLQLDGPFIKVNGQMQTSAEGVYAVGDVAGGYQLAHAAMAEAAVAVSNVCGEPEKMNADIVPRCIYTLPEVASVGLTEKEAKAKGLNVRAERFDLAASGKALAAGVQTGFIKLVYDTAYGEVIGATMVGPHVTEMISEASSFMYLEGTAEEMAKMIHPHPTISEGFYEAALHIVSKLRK, encoded by the coding sequence ATGACGAAAACGTATGATCTAACAGTCATTGGCGGAGGGCCTGGCGGGTATACTGCTGCCCTTCAAGCAGCGGAGCGCGGACGAAAGGTCGCTTTAATTGAAGAGGATTTTCTAGGTGGTACTTGTTTAAATCGAGGCTGTATCCCTTCAAAGACACTTCTCAAACATGCAGAAGTCATTGAATCAATTGAGAAGGCGAAAAGCTGGGGAATCGAAACAGGAGACTTGGTCCTTTCCTTCGATAAAATGAGAAAGCGTAAAGATGATGTCATTGAAAAGCTCAGAGGCGGAATCGCCTTTTTATTAAAGAAAGGAAAGATTGATGTATATAACGGCAGAGGCACAGCTGTTACAAAGCATCGGATTGAGATTGAAAAACAAGACGGATCAGAATCAATTGAAACGAAAGAGCTCATTATTGCGACCGGATCTTCACCTGCCATACCGCCAATTCCGGGGCTCAAAGAGATTCAATTTGATACAAGTGATACGATCTTTGACATCCCGGATATTCCTGCTTCTGTCGTCATTATTGGCGGAGGTGTCATTGGTCTTGAGCTCGCATGCATCTTCCAGAGTCTACAATCAAAAGTCACGATTATTGAAGCGGCTCCGTCCATTATTCCGCAAGAGGATGAAGAAGCATCTAAACTGCTAGAAAGAGAATTGAAGAAAAAAGGGATTCATATCGCAAAGAAAACCACTGTGGCAGAGGTGACAGAAAGCGAAGGAGTCAAAGCGATTCATGCAGCAGATGATAAAGGAGAGACTCACATCTTTACGGCTGAAAGACTGCTCGTTTGTGTAGGGAGAAGACCTAATATATCAGCTGTAAGCCAGCTTGATCTTCAGTTGGATGGTCCTTTTATCAAAGTAAACGGTCAGATGCAGACAAGTGCTGAAGGTGTATATGCGGTTGGCGATGTTGCCGGCGGCTATCAGCTAGCTCATGCGGCGATGGCAGAGGCAGCCGTTGCGGTCAGCAATGTATGCGGCGAGCCTGAAAAAATGAATGCTGACATCGTACCTAGGTGTATTTATACATTACCAGAGGTGGCGAGTGTTGGGCTTACAGAGAAAGAGGCGAAAGCCAAAGGGCTTAACGTGCGGGCAGAACGATTCGATTTAGCCGCAAGCGGAAAAGCATTGGCGGCAGGTGTTCAAACAGGCTTTATTAAACTGGTGTACGATACAGCATATGGGGAAGTCATTGGCGCCACTATGGTTGGTCCGCACGTAACAGAGATGATTTCAGAAGCTTCCTCATTTATGTATTTAGAAGGGACAGCAGAAGAGATGGCTAAAATGATTCATCCGCATCCAACCATCTCAGAAGGCTTTTATGAAGCAGCCCTTCATATCGTGAGCAAGCTGAGAAAATAA
- a CDS encoding SDR family NAD(P)-dependent oxidoreductase: MEVRALANHQKAVLIVGGAQGIGKEIAERFLKEGHRVAVSDIDEQRLSFFKKQHPQLLTLQADVSSWESVQQMMSAAARELGGIDHLVYSAGMTKSLPFLEVDFSLWKKTLAVNLYGLFYCIKASAPYLCERQEGSMVIIGSGSAMTGSGGGIQYYASKAGAFGLMRSLVKELGTHHVRINVIAPRVIESQMLDTLYPTEEEKRQLQSLIPVGRLGKPEDIAGLTLFLASDEGSYLHGQIILLDGGRTYQPKYTEGKRAES, from the coding sequence ATGGAGGTGAGAGCGCTGGCTAATCATCAAAAAGCAGTTCTTATCGTTGGTGGAGCCCAAGGGATCGGGAAAGAAATTGCCGAGCGTTTTTTAAAAGAAGGGCATCGTGTTGCTGTGTCAGATATAGATGAACAGCGACTTTCATTCTTCAAAAAACAGCATCCTCAGCTGCTGACGCTTCAAGCTGACGTTTCATCGTGGGAAAGTGTTCAGCAGATGATGTCAGCAGCTGCAAGGGAGCTAGGCGGCATTGATCATCTTGTGTATTCAGCAGGGATGACGAAATCACTTCCTTTTTTAGAAGTTGATTTTTCGCTTTGGAAAAAGACGCTGGCTGTAAATTTATATGGTCTTTTTTATTGCATTAAAGCCTCGGCACCCTATTTATGTGAGCGGCAAGAAGGCAGTATGGTCATTATTGGATCAGGATCTGCGATGACAGGATCTGGCGGCGGTATTCAGTACTACGCGTCCAAAGCAGGTGCTTTTGGCCTGATGCGTTCGCTCGTAAAGGAATTAGGCACACATCATGTGCGCATTAATGTGATTGCACCCCGCGTCATTGAATCTCAAATGCTTGATACCCTTTATCCTACTGAGGAGGAGAAAAGGCAGCTCCAATCGCTCATTCCTGTCGGGAGATTAGGAAAACCTGAGGATATCGCAGGACTCACTTTATTTCTCGCAAGTGACGAGGGAAGCTATTTGCACGGACAGATTATCCTGTTAGATGGCGGGAGAACGTATCAGCCGAAATATACCGAGGGAAAAAGAGCGGAGAGTTGA
- a CDS encoding sugar-binding transcriptional regulator — protein MLNWEERRQLVKVAHLYYTDGWTQQEIAKKLNVSRPVISKLLQKAKDAGIVEVYIKDESIHTVELEKQLETTFQLTDAVVVPSVGTMPEMVKRAVGQAGAYYLSKNMKDAEKIGISWGTTLAELVKEYPFERRNEVKVIPLEGGMGRQAVDIHANQLAYELAKKMNGTCSYLYAPAILETEELKERLMAMQDIEAVLEEGRNVDIALIGIGNPHKGSTLKTVGYLKEEDLSGLRQSGAVGDIGFRFFDGEGKPVQDELNQKVIGLSLEQLKSVEKVIAVVEGTHKAESILGALNGGFIQVLVTDEQTAAAILKEASVQ, from the coding sequence ATGCTGAATTGGGAAGAAAGACGACAGCTCGTCAAGGTTGCTCATCTTTATTATACAGACGGGTGGACGCAGCAGGAAATTGCAAAAAAGCTAAATGTCTCAAGGCCAGTCATTTCAAAACTTCTACAAAAAGCAAAAGATGCGGGAATCGTTGAAGTGTACATTAAAGACGAAAGCATTCATACAGTGGAACTGGAAAAGCAGCTAGAAACGACCTTTCAATTAACAGATGCTGTCGTTGTCCCAAGTGTCGGGACAATGCCTGAGATGGTCAAGCGGGCAGTCGGTCAGGCAGGAGCCTATTATCTTTCTAAAAACATGAAAGATGCTGAGAAAATCGGCATTTCTTGGGGGACCACGCTTGCTGAGCTTGTGAAAGAATATCCGTTTGAACGAAGAAACGAAGTCAAAGTCATCCCTTTAGAGGGCGGGATGGGCAGGCAGGCAGTCGACATTCATGCCAATCAGCTGGCATATGAGCTGGCAAAGAAAATGAATGGCACGTGTTCCTATTTATATGCCCCGGCGATTTTAGAAACAGAAGAATTAAAAGAGCGGCTCATGGCAATGCAGGATATAGAAGCTGTGCTTGAAGAAGGCCGAAACGTGGATATTGCCCTCATCGGTATTGGTAACCCGCATAAAGGCTCTACTTTAAAAACAGTCGGTTATTTAAAAGAAGAGGATTTATCTGGTTTAAGACAATCAGGAGCTGTCGGTGATATTGGTTTTCGCTTCTTTGATGGTGAAGGTAAACCTGTCCAAGATGAACTGAACCAGAAAGTCATTGGATTATCGTTAGAACAATTAAAGAGCGTCGAAAAAGTCATTGCTGTAGTGGAAGGAACCCATAAAGCTGAAAGTATTTTAGGGGCTTTAAATGGCGGCTTCATCCAAGTGCTGGTGACAGACGAACAGACTGCGGCAGCCATTTTAAAGGAAGCATCAGTCCAATAA
- a CDS encoding bh protein, whose protein sequence is MKQTEMEANLHCTRCQEETLHSIVYVNDQMKSVECTECHQKISVKVDIMKEFYKEVYEKIATKPKRVTQEYKANLNGFISRLPIRVLSKPYRLMRYLNESYKVIKQYKK, encoded by the coding sequence TTGAAGCAAACCGAAATGGAAGCAAACCTACATTGTACTCGGTGCCAAGAAGAGACCCTCCACAGCATCGTTTATGTGAATGATCAGATGAAAAGCGTAGAGTGTACAGAGTGTCATCAGAAGATCAGTGTGAAAGTCGACATCATGAAGGAATTTTACAAAGAAGTTTACGAAAAAATTGCCACAAAGCCGAAGCGGGTGACGCAGGAATATAAGGCGAATCTGAATGGCTTTATCTCAAGGCTCCCAATTCGCGTTCTAAGTAAGCCATACCGGCTCATGAGATATTTAAACGAATCATACAAAGTGATCAAGCAATATAAAAAATAA
- a CDS encoding S1C family serine protease: protein MTNHKDEKQPSYELQTIEQPQKPKKKPSGWFKPFVSGIVGGTLALGVYVLTPYAQHSESSTANKSSTKTEAVSTNDTNAKTSKTTAVQTSNSSSSISSMVENVSPAIVGITNYQTQSQTAAGFGDVNTPFDESQQNQNKSSQEEETGTGSGVIFKKSGSKAYVLTNNHVIEGANKLTVSLHDGKTVEGKLVGADPLTDLAVVEISSSNVTKAATLGDSSSLRAGETVIAIGNPLGEDLSRTVTQGIVSGVDRTVSMNTSAGESSINVIQTDAAINPGNSGGPLLTTDGKVVGITSMKISETGVEGIGFALPINDVKPIAEQLLAKGKIVRPYIGISMLDLEQVPNVYQKETLGLKSSQLDKGVYVKDIAAGSPAAKAGLKSEDVITAINGKKVKTGSELRHELYTNAKVGDAVKITLIRNGKEETKQVTLTQSESKEVSS from the coding sequence ATGACAAATCACAAAGATGAAAAACAACCTTCTTATGAATTACAAACAATCGAACAACCACAAAAACCGAAGAAGAAGCCGAGTGGCTGGTTTAAGCCGTTCGTAAGCGGCATTGTAGGCGGTACGTTAGCATTAGGTGTCTACGTCCTCACGCCATACGCTCAGCATTCAGAGAGCAGTACAGCAAATAAATCGTCAACAAAAACAGAAGCTGTATCAACAAATGATACAAACGCCAAAACGTCAAAAACGACAGCCGTACAAACATCGAATTCATCAAGCAGCATCTCAAGCATGGTCGAAAATGTATCACCAGCCATTGTCGGCATAACAAACTACCAAACGCAAAGTCAAACGGCAGCGGGTTTTGGCGATGTCAATACGCCTTTCGATGAATCACAGCAAAATCAAAACAAAAGCAGTCAAGAGGAAGAGACTGGTACAGGCTCTGGGGTTATTTTTAAAAAATCCGGCAGTAAAGCCTATGTCTTAACAAACAACCATGTCATTGAAGGGGCAAACAAACTGACGGTCTCCTTGCACGATGGCAAAACCGTTGAAGGAAAATTGGTCGGTGCAGACCCGCTGACTGACCTAGCGGTTGTAGAAATTAGCAGCAGCAATGTCACGAAGGCTGCGACATTAGGCGATTCTTCTTCACTTCGAGCTGGAGAAACCGTCATCGCGATCGGAAACCCGCTTGGCGAAGATTTATCAAGAACCGTGACGCAAGGAATTGTCAGCGGTGTCGATCGAACAGTCTCTATGAATACATCAGCTGGCGAGAGCAGCATTAATGTCATTCAAACAGATGCAGCCATTAACCCCGGCAACAGCGGCGGACCGCTTTTAACAACAGACGGAAAGGTTGTGGGAATCACGAGTATGAAAATCTCTGAAACAGGTGTTGAAGGAATTGGATTCGCGCTCCCAATAAATGATGTCAAACCCATCGCCGAACAGCTTCTCGCAAAAGGAAAAATTGTGCGTCCTTATATCGGCATTAGCATGCTGGATCTTGAACAAGTCCCAAATGTTTATCAGAAAGAAACACTAGGACTCAAAAGCAGTCAGCTGGATAAAGGCGTGTACGTCAAAGATATCGCCGCCGGCTCACCTGCTGCAAAAGCTGGCTTAAAATCAGAGGATGTCATTACCGCCATCAATGGCAAGAAAGTAAAAACCGGCAGTGAATTACGACACGAGCTTTACACGAATGCAAAAGTAGGAGACGCGGTGAAGATCACACTCATTCGAAACGGAAAAGAAGAAACAAAACAGGTCACATTAACGCAATCGGAATCAAAGGAAGTAAGCTCCTAA
- a CDS encoding dihydrolipoamide acetyltransferase family protein, whose translation MPKEIFMPKLSSTMEIGTLLQWLKEEGDSVEIGEPLFEIMTDKINIEVEAYDDGIFLKKYYEADDQIPVNAVIGYIGEANEQVPSEPPAQADEESSGSGESSVESASSGSTEAEKISAEKVRATPAARKTAKDHHVPIHEVSGTGPKGRIQKRDVEAVVHTDEKDQRVSPLAGKVAAREGIDLAAIAGSGAHGKIMKSDVKAAAVQNADSAPVKTQKLAGMRKVIADRMSQSAFTAPHVTLTSEIDMTKAKEVRKQLLPAIEKETGYRLSFTEIIIHAVSNVLTRHPQINMTFEQNELHFHEDVHIGLAVAVKDGLMVPVISHSNQKGLKQLTKEAKEIGRNARDQKLLPDQLKGSTFTISNLGMYAIDTFTPIINQPEVAILGVGRIQEKPVVIDGEIQVRSMMGVSLSFDHRVVDGTPAAAFLTDLKKVLEQPFELLM comes from the coding sequence ATGCCAAAAGAGATATTTATGCCGAAGCTAAGCAGTACGATGGAGATCGGCACCTTGCTTCAATGGTTGAAAGAAGAAGGAGATTCGGTTGAAATCGGTGAGCCTCTTTTTGAAATTATGACAGACAAGATCAATATCGAGGTGGAAGCCTATGATGATGGCATTTTTCTGAAGAAATACTATGAAGCCGATGATCAAATTCCTGTTAATGCTGTCATTGGCTATATCGGAGAAGCAAATGAACAGGTGCCAAGCGAGCCGCCTGCACAAGCAGATGAAGAATCCTCGGGCAGCGGCGAATCATCAGTAGAATCTGCTTCATCCGGTTCTACTGAAGCCGAAAAGATCTCTGCTGAAAAAGTCCGTGCCACGCCTGCGGCGAGAAAAACGGCGAAAGATCACCATGTGCCGATTCACGAGGTATCTGGCACAGGACCAAAAGGGAGAATTCAAAAGCGGGATGTCGAAGCAGTCGTCCATACTGATGAGAAAGATCAGCGTGTGTCACCGCTTGCAGGAAAAGTGGCTGCTCGTGAAGGAATCGATTTAGCGGCAATTGCTGGATCTGGCGCTCACGGAAAAATCATGAAGAGTGATGTGAAAGCAGCAGCTGTACAAAATGCAGACTCTGCTCCAGTGAAAACACAAAAACTAGCTGGCATGAGAAAAGTGATCGCTGATCGCATGTCACAAAGTGCCTTTACAGCACCGCACGTTACATTAACAAGTGAAATCGATATGACAAAAGCGAAAGAAGTGCGCAAGCAGCTATTGCCGGCGATTGAAAAAGAGACAGGCTACAGATTGTCGTTTACTGAAATCATCATTCATGCAGTCAGCAATGTCCTTACGCGCCACCCGCAAATCAATATGACGTTTGAACAAAATGAGCTCCATTTCCATGAGGATGTGCACATTGGTCTAGCTGTTGCTGTGAAAGACGGCTTAATGGTTCCAGTCATTTCTCATTCGAATCAAAAAGGATTAAAACAGCTGACAAAAGAGGCAAAAGAAATTGGCCGAAACGCACGTGATCAAAAACTGCTGCCAGATCAGCTGAAAGGGTCGACATTTACCATTAGTAACTTAGGCATGTATGCCATTGATACCTTTACCCCGATTATTAATCAGCCAGAAGTGGCGATCTTAGGTGTTGGACGCATTCAAGAAAAACCTGTTGTCATAGACGGAGAAATTCAGGTGCGGTCAATGATGGGAGTCAGTTTATCGTTTGATCACCGAGTGGTAGATGGTACACCAGCGGCTGCCTTTTTAACAGATCTCAAAAAAGTGCTTGAACAACCATTTGAATTGCTAATGTAG
- a CDS encoding alpha-ketoacid dehydrogenase subunit beta, which produces MREISYLEAVREAMSQEMRENQDVFILGEDIGVYGGAFGVTRGMIEEFGPERVRNTPISEAAIAGGAVGAALTGMRPILELQFSDFITIAMDQLVNQAAKTRYMFGGKGKVPLVVRTPAGSGTGAAAQHSQSLEAWMAHIPGLKVVQPSTAYDAKGLLKAAMDDDNPVIFYEHKLLYKTIGEVPEEQYSIPLGKADVKKSGKDVTIVATAIMVHKALEAAKELEAEGIDVEIIDPRTLVPLDEETIIESVKKTGKCIVVHEAVKRGGYGGEIASMIAESEAFDYLDAPIKRLGGLAVPIPYNPTLEKAVIPQVPDIIEAAKELVRS; this is translated from the coding sequence GTGAGAGAGATTTCATATTTAGAAGCCGTTCGAGAGGCTATGAGTCAGGAAATGAGAGAAAACCAAGATGTCTTCATTTTAGGTGAGGATATCGGCGTATATGGAGGCGCTTTTGGGGTTACGCGCGGCATGATTGAAGAATTCGGTCCAGAGCGCGTACGCAATACGCCAATTTCAGAGGCTGCCATCGCAGGGGGCGCAGTCGGGGCTGCTTTGACAGGCATGCGTCCGATCTTAGAACTTCAATTCTCTGACTTTATCACCATCGCTATGGATCAGCTTGTCAACCAAGCGGCCAAAACACGCTACATGTTTGGCGGAAAAGGAAAGGTGCCGCTTGTTGTGAGAACACCAGCAGGCTCTGGAACAGGTGCTGCGGCTCAGCACTCACAAAGTTTAGAAGCGTGGATGGCTCATATCCCGGGATTAAAGGTGGTCCAGCCTTCAACGGCTTATGATGCAAAGGGACTTTTAAAGGCAGCAATGGATGATGACAATCCTGTTATTTTCTACGAGCATAAGCTTTTATATAAAACAATCGGTGAAGTGCCAGAAGAGCAGTATTCGATTCCTTTAGGGAAAGCGGATGTGAAAAAAAGCGGGAAGGACGTCACGATTGTAGCAACAGCTATTATGGTGCATAAAGCATTAGAAGCGGCGAAGGAATTAGAAGCAGAAGGAATCGATGTTGAAATCATTGATCCAAGAACACTCGTACCTTTAGATGAAGAAACCATTATCGAATCTGTGAAGAAAACGGGTAAATGTATCGTTGTTCATGAGGCGGTGAAACGAGGCGGATACGGCGGAGAGATTGCGAGTATGATAGCGGAAAGTGAAGCCTTCGACTACCTAGATGCTCCTATTAAACGACTTGGCGGTCTTGCGGTACCAATACCTTATAACCCAACGCTTGAAAAAGCGGTCATTCCACAAGTGCCAGATATTATTGAAGCAGCAAAAGAGCTTGTGCGCTCTTAA
- a CDS encoding SDR family NAD(P)-dependent oxidoreductase: MHVHAQLHQKAALVTDSTDGFGEAICLALARAGAHVFIHTFHDESKAKTISKEIQKIGGKASIIMNPLETPRDATNMMRQVIDTCGKLDILVNQAQQKAGAELAGVSPDRWVDEVESTVNTAFLSSQAAVWHMVDHKQGCIINISSSGSITGDGGMSHATSNSVLNAMTKGLAREFKDKGIRVLALLPPPLHLLPDTEQIKETVAHMTVFLSTSYGAFTDGAAIMLDGGESAG, encoded by the coding sequence ATGCATGTGCACGCCCAGCTTCATCAGAAAGCGGCACTTGTAACAGATAGCACAGATGGATTTGGAGAAGCCATCTGCCTGGCTTTAGCCCGGGCAGGTGCACATGTTTTTATACACACTTTTCATGATGAATCAAAGGCAAAAACCATTAGTAAAGAGATTCAAAAAATAGGCGGTAAAGCCAGTATCATCATGAATCCACTTGAGACACCGCGTGATGCGACGAACATGATGAGGCAAGTAATTGATACATGCGGCAAGCTTGATATTTTGGTCAATCAAGCACAGCAAAAAGCGGGCGCGGAGCTTGCCGGCGTAAGTCCTGATAGATGGGTGGATGAAGTGGAATCGACCGTAAATACAGCTTTTCTTTCCAGTCAAGCCGCTGTATGGCACATGGTTGACCATAAGCAAGGCTGTATCATTAATATATCGTCATCAGGCAGTATAACAGGTGATGGCGGGATGTCACATGCTACATCGAATAGTGTGCTGAATGCCATGACAAAAGGTTTAGCGCGAGAATTTAAAGACAAAGGCATCCGGGTGCTGGCACTATTGCCGCCTCCTCTCCATTTGCTTCCTGACACAGAGCAAATCAAGGAGACTGTGGCTCATATGACGGTGTTCTTAAGTACCTCGTATGGGGCATTTACAGATGGAGCAGCGATTATGCTTGATGGAGGTGAGAGCGCTGGCTAA
- a CDS encoding ring-cleaving dioxygenase, with amino-acid sequence MKINGIHHVSALTANAQKNVDFYRRILGLKLVKKTVNQDDPSMYHLFYGDEVASPGTELTFFEIPMLARRLEGTNAITRTGLLVSSEEALSFWEKRFEEKGVQQETASLRGGRPALRFTDPEGQQLFLTVEPNGHEAGSPPVHDDIPADFAIRGLGPVELTVAKAEKTISVLTDILGFTERAREQSNDGEIVTIFESGNGGAGTEIHVIEKTEGPSERSGRGSVHHVAFRAEDAEELEKWHDKISKAGFTNSGVVERFYFKALYFREPNGILFEISTDGPGFTVDEGVDELGDQLALPPFLEHKRAEIEQRLTPIQS; translated from the coding sequence ATGAAAATAAATGGGATTCACCACGTATCTGCACTAACAGCCAATGCTCAGAAAAATGTTGATTTCTACCGCCGAATCCTTGGCTTGAAACTTGTGAAGAAAACAGTCAATCAGGATGACCCTTCTATGTATCACTTGTTTTATGGAGATGAGGTCGCCTCACCAGGAACGGAGCTCACATTCTTTGAAATTCCAATGCTGGCCAGACGTTTGGAAGGAACAAATGCCATCACACGCACAGGCCTTCTCGTTTCTTCTGAAGAAGCACTTTCATTTTGGGAAAAGCGGTTTGAAGAAAAAGGCGTGCAGCAAGAAACAGCTTCCTTAAGAGGCGGCAGACCTGCCTTGCGATTTACAGATCCAGAAGGGCAGCAACTATTTTTGACAGTAGAACCGAATGGACATGAGGCAGGTTCACCGCCAGTACATGACGATATTCCTGCAGATTTTGCGATTAGAGGTTTAGGTCCTGTAGAATTAACAGTTGCAAAAGCAGAAAAAACGATCAGCGTCTTAACGGATATCCTTGGTTTCACTGAAAGGGCACGTGAACAATCAAATGACGGTGAGATCGTGACCATTTTTGAGTCAGGAAATGGCGGTGCTGGAACAGAAATTCATGTGATCGAAAAAACTGAAGGACCTTCTGAGCGTTCCGGCAGAGGAAGTGTGCATCACGTAGCCTTTCGCGCGGAGGATGCAGAGGAGCTGGAAAAATGGCATGACAAAATATCAAAAGCAGGCTTCACGAACTCTGGTGTTGTGGAACGCTTCTACTTCAAAGCACTTTACTTTAGAGAGCCAAATGGTATTTTGTTTGAAATTTCAACAGATGGCCCTGGGTTTACAGTAGATGAAGGAGTGGATGAGCTTGGTGATCAGCTAGCACTTCCGCCATTTCTAGAGCACAAACGAGCAGAAATTGAACAACGATTAACCCCAATCCAGTCATGA
- a CDS encoding APC family permease, with translation MNKEQPALKQDIGLFFALSLVIGTIIGSGVFMKPGNVLSYSGSSDIALFAWLLGGILTLAGGLTVAEIGTQIPRTGGLYAYLEEVYGEFWGYLCGWVQIIIYGPAIIGALGLYFGSLLANLFSLSSLWSTAIGIITVLFLCVINIMGTKYGGFVQGLTTIGKLVPIAAIIVFGLWKGNENIFTAVNDSIAQMNFGAAVLATLFAYDGWILLAALGGEMKNPEKLLPRAMAGGILIVTACYLFINVALLHVLPANEIVQLGENATSTAATMLFGPIGGKIISIGIIISIFGCLNGKVLSFPRVIFAMAERKQIPFAKAISRIHPTFQTPWVAVFVQILIAIVFMIVSNPEKLSEVSIFMIYIFYVMAFFAVFKLRKQNSGMKRAYSVPLYPLTPIIAIIGSLFVLISTMITDWKSCLFSMLIGLAGLPIYYYMKKTKNKAER, from the coding sequence ATGAACAAAGAACAACCAGCGTTAAAACAAGACATCGGCTTATTTTTTGCCCTATCTCTTGTCATCGGGACCATTATCGGGTCAGGCGTCTTTATGAAGCCAGGCAACGTCCTTTCCTATTCAGGAAGCTCCGACATCGCATTATTTGCTTGGCTGTTAGGCGGGATATTAACCCTTGCAGGCGGACTGACTGTCGCCGAAATTGGTACACAAATCCCGCGAACCGGCGGTTTGTATGCTTATCTTGAAGAAGTGTACGGTGAATTTTGGGGCTACTTATGCGGCTGGGTGCAAATTATCATTTACGGACCTGCCATTATTGGTGCTCTTGGTCTTTATTTTGGTTCATTATTAGCCAATTTATTTTCTCTTTCTTCTTTATGGTCTACAGCCATTGGCATTATTACGGTTCTATTTTTATGTGTCATCAACATAATGGGAACGAAATACGGTGGGTTTGTACAAGGGCTAACCACGATCGGAAAGCTTGTCCCGATTGCCGCTATTATTGTGTTTGGCTTATGGAAAGGAAATGAAAACATCTTCACGGCTGTCAACGACAGTATCGCTCAGATGAACTTCGGTGCAGCGGTTTTGGCTACGTTGTTTGCCTATGATGGCTGGATTTTGCTTGCAGCGCTTGGCGGTGAAATGAAAAACCCAGAGAAACTGCTTCCTCGAGCGATGGCAGGCGGGATTTTAATTGTCACAGCCTGTTATCTCTTTATTAATGTGGCACTTTTGCACGTATTACCAGCTAATGAAATCGTTCAGCTGGGTGAAAATGCGACAAGTACTGCTGCTACGATGCTCTTTGGTCCAATTGGCGGTAAAATCATTAGCATTGGGATCATCATTAGTATCTTTGGCTGTTTGAACGGAAAGGTTCTTTCATTCCCTCGTGTGATTTTTGCGATGGCAGAACGAAAACAAATCCCTTTCGCCAAAGCCATTTCACGTATACATCCTACCTTCCAAACACCTTGGGTCGCTGTATTTGTGCAAATTTTGATCGCCATTGTATTTATGATCGTCAGTAATCCTGAGAAGCTGTCAGAGGTTTCGATTTTCATGATTTATATCTTTTATGTGATGGCCTTTTTCGCTGTATTTAAGCTAAGAAAACAAAACAGCGGAATGAAGCGCGCTTATAGCGTACCACTTTATCCGCTGACACCGATCATTGCGATTATTGGCTCTTTATTCGTCTTAATCAGCACGATGATCACGGATTGGAAAAGCTGCCTTTTCTCCATGCTGATCGGATTGGCTGGACTGCCTATTTATTATTATATGAAAAAGACAAAAAATAAAGCAGAGCGCTAA